The genome window GACATCATCGGTGTGCGAACACAGGACCTGGCATGCGCCGCTTTCGGTCTGCCATAGGCGAACGGTGAAGTCCCGACGGCACGAGGCGAGGCGGAGGCCGTCGGGACCGAACGTGGCAACGAAGGCCCGCGGCCGCCCACGAGGGCCTCTCTCATCTCGGTCACCGACCGAAAACCTCACATCCGCATCGCCAACTGACCTGGAACCGAATTCTTGTCCAGGGATTATGAGAGTGTGGGATCGGGGATTAGAACGACGTCGGTCGGGGGGAACGAAGCGGCCCAAGAATCGGTCCGGCCTCTGATGGCAGGGTCTACGCACGTTAGAAACGCTGAGTTTTTCGCTGGTTTGGTCGTCCCAATCCAAATTCTACAACAATGCAACTTTTATGTTGAAACTTCTATAATAGAGAAAACGCAGTATTTTTCATGGTAATGTTCAAAGTTGCACCACAATAATCGGTTTCCCAAATTTCCTGTTGTGATGCGTAGACCCTGCCTCTGATGGTTGGAGTCCAGGCGGAGGTCTTCGAGAATGACCTTCGCCGCCTCCGGCGTCTCGAACACCTCACGGTCCAGCAGCTCGTCTTTCAATCGGCTGTTGAACGTCTCGCTATAGGCGTTCCCCCACGGGCTCCCCGGGGGGGCGGACACCCCCAGGGCCCGGGTCGATCCGGCTCAGGGCCGGCGGACGAAATGGCCGAACCGGGCGTTGGA of Tautonia marina contains these proteins:
- a CDS encoding integrase core domain-containing protein → MSAPPGSPWGNAYSETFNSRLKDELLDREVFETPEAAKVILEDLRLDSNHQRQGLRITTGNLGNRLLWCNFEHYHEKYCVFSIIEVST